One Chroococcidiopsis sp. TS-821 genomic window carries:
- a CDS encoding molybdenum cofactor biosynthesis protein MoaE encodes MNQLTTPFATPISKQAEDSFAITFAPLSLEEVYALANDAANGAIVVMSGMVRNQTDGKQVVSLEYQAYEPMAMQVFRQIAAEIRKTWSDVNRVVIHHRVGRLHVGEISVLVAVGCPHRSEAFEACRYAIDTLKHQAPIWKKEYWQDGSSSWVSIGACETQSDC; translated from the coding sequence ATGAATCAATTGACTACACCTTTTGCCACCCCGATATCTAAACAAGCTGAAGATAGCTTTGCCATCACGTTCGCGCCTCTATCACTTGAAGAAGTTTATGCGCTTGCAAATGACGCTGCAAATGGGGCGATCGTTGTCATGAGTGGGATGGTGCGCAATCAAACTGATGGTAAGCAAGTCGTATCTTTAGAGTATCAAGCCTACGAACCAATGGCGATGCAAGTATTTCGCCAAATTGCTGCTGAAATTCGCAAAACTTGGTCTGATGTCAATCGAGTTGTAATTCATCACCGCGTTGGACGCTTACACGTTGGTGAAATTAGCGTACTGGTAGCGGTTGGTTGTCCGCATCGGTCGGAAGCGTTTGAAGCGTGTCGTTATGCAATTGATACCTTAAAGCACCAAGCACCTATCTGGAAAAAAGAATATTGGCAAGATGGTTCGAGTAGCTGGGTTAGCATCGGTGCGTGTGAAACACAATCAGATTGTTAG